From Chloroflexota bacterium:
GGGAAGTCGGTGTAGTTGAGCCGATAACTGCCGGTCACGTCACCGGCGGCAGCGAGCACCTGCTGGCCGGCCGCGATTACGTCCGGCCCAATGCCGTCGCCGCCGATGACGGCTATTTCGTACGTCTGCATACGGGGTAGTCCTCCTCATCAGGTTGTTGGACGGTACTCAGAATCGTTTCAAAAGCCATTGTCATTCCGTCGCAAGCGGGAATCCATCTTCGCCACGCACACTCTGGATTCCGGCGAAAGCCGGAATGACGTTCAGAAAGCTGACCACACACGAGGCAGCGCATAATTCCAGCGCACATCACTGCGTCGGTCAAATCAGTCCATGCTATTCTATACGAGACATTGAACCGCCCGATCACGTTAGGCCCATTTGCAGCCGCCCTATGGATAAACACACTCCCTATTATGAACTCTTGGAGGCCATCCGTGACTCCGGTTGTCCTATCTGTCGTTTGGCGATTCGCAGCGGCGACCGTTTCCTGGAGACGTACTCTTACGAACACGTCAACGACATAGAGATCCGGGACCTGGTGCGCGCGGCTAAGGGCTTCTGCCACAATCACACCTGGCGGCTCTTCCACGAACACAGCCCGCTGGGCACCGCATTGACCTACTATGACATTCTCGGCGAAGCCTCGCAGCAAATCGCCGCAGTGAAGGAACAGCAGGGCTTTCTAAGCAGCCTGGCCGGGCGCGTGCGCAAAGCGCTCACGCCGCAGGGCACGTGTCTCGGCTGCGACGCGCAGAGCAATGCCGAGCAACGGCACATGGGACTGCTGCTGGAAACGCTGCGCGGCGACCGGGAGGCCCAGGACACGTATGGGATGTCCGACGGCCTCTGCTTGCTCCACTTGCGGGCCGCTTTGCGGTCCCGCCCCCCGCGCGACGCGACGGAGATCCTACTGCGCGTGCAAGAGCAGCGCATCGCCGCCGTGCGTGAGCAAATGAGCGAGATCGTGCGCAAGGCCGATTATCGTGTGAAAGACCGCGTGACGCCGGAGGACATCGACAGCTTGCCCGCCGCTCTGGCGCAGGTAGTGGGTAAAGAAGCCTTGGAATAAAACCGCCCTGGCTTGCACCCACAAGAGAAAGGACCGCACCTTGAAATATGAACGGATGTTTCCCGCGGAAGTGGAGGAACAACTCAAGACGCGGCCTATCGCCATTCTGCCGTGGGGCGCCTTGGAGTGGCACGGCTACCACCTGGCGATCGGCCAGGACGCGCTCAAGGCACAGGGCATCGCCGACCGTTGCGCCGAGGCGGCCGGCGCCATCTCGCTGCCGGTCGTGTGGTGCGGCTTCCAGACCATGAAGCCCCACGCCGGTTTCAAACATACGCTGGAATTCCGCGATGAGACCGTGCGCACGCTGGCGCGGGAGTACCTGGAGCAACTGGACGATGAGGGTTTCAAGGTCATCGTCATCATCACGGGACACTACGGCGGGCTGCACGTGCGGGGATTGAAAGAGGTGAGCGAGTGGTACCAGCAACGACACCCGCACCTGAGAGTATGGGCCCTGCCGGAGCATGAGGTGGTGCACGACCTGGGTTACACCGGCGATCACGCCGGTAAATGGGAGACCTCGATCTTCTGGCACCTGCACCCCGAACTCACCGACGTTAGCCGCTACCGCACGGACCTTACCATGAAGGAGCAGGGCGTCGGCGGCGAAGACCCTTCCGTGCACGCGTCGCCTGAGCTTGGCGAGATGATCGTGAACGCAATCGCTGAGCGGGTGGCTGCCAGGTGCGGCGAGTTGCTGGCGGAAGTAGTGACCGACACATAGACGCGCTAGAACTCGCCGTTGCACGTCTCAGCGGCCCAGAGCCCGCGCCCCGCGGCGCGCGCCTCCGCCTCCGCCGCTTTGAACGTCGCCTGGTACCGATACGGCGCGCTGTAAGTAAACTCGCGCGCGTAACCCTGGCGGATTACCCACTCGTTGTAGAGCACGTCGTCCACCCACGCGTACGCCAGCAGACGGTCGAAACGATCACGCCGACCCTGCGACTCATCATATTCCAGCCGCACGGCCTTGCCGGCCAGCAAGTCCTTGGCTTTGGCGGTGGCTTCCTGTCCAAAGCACTGTACGGGCCGCCCCGGCGCATTCGTTTCCGGCGCGTCTATGCCGATGAGGCGCACGGACTCGAGCCTGCCGCTCATACGCACTTTGATGGTGTCGCCGTCTACGACGGAGACGACCGGGTAGCTGCCGTCGGCATCGCCCCACGTGGTGAATACCCTGCCAAGCAGAATCCCTGCGATGAGAACGAGGAGCAAGAACCGCCAGCCGAAGAGCCGTCCTTTGCTCCTTGGCGCAAAGCGCCGTCTGCGTGTCACTGGCACTCGCTACTCTTTCCACGACGTCATTTCACCTGCCAATACTAGCAGCACTCCCCCCTGAAGACGTGACTTCGCCGCGATAGCTCCAGCTTAGAATCCGGCATAGCCCGGATTGCGGGTATTTCCCCCTCACCCCGACCCTCTCCCGCCGGGAGAGGGAGTAATTCTTGCGCATCCGGCCCGGGGCTAGGCAAAGATCTCCTCCAGGAGAGGGAGGTTTACTCGCCTGCAGGTGAGTTATGCAAAGGTCTTCTGGGGAGACCTTTGCATAACTCTTCACCTTTGAGGGGGAAGGTTGGGAGGGGGGGTGAAATGACTTGACATCATGCTGTCTTTAGTAGTAAAGGCCCTCTGGATTCCGGCTTTCGCCGGAATGACGGAGTTTCGCAAGGGTCTCCCCAGGGAGAGGGAGGAAGACGTTTCCTTCAGGATATTGTCATACAAGGGTGGCCGAGGAGGCTGTCAGATGAGTTGACTCTATAGGTCGAATCTTGCTGCAACCGGGGCTTCGCGAAGCCCACCCAGCACGACCGGTAGATGAAACCCGGCAGATGCAACAGACCAGAAACTACAGACCTGAAGCAATTGGGCAGAAGCAACAGGGCGGAGTCAACAGGCCAGAACCAGCAGGACAAAACCAGCCGGGCAGAACTAATAGAGCAGAATCAGCAGGGCATTACCAACTCGGCAGAAACCGCACCGAACTGAAAGAGACCGTATCCGTTCGTCCTGAGCTTGTTGAAGTGCTCAAGTCAGGCAAACTCAGCACGAACGAATTTGGAAACCCGGCAGAAGCATCAGACCTGAAGCATTTGGGCGGAGTCAACAGAGCAGAAGCAACAGGCTAGAACCAGCAGGACGGAACCAACTGGCCAGAACTAATAAAGTAGAATCAGCAGGGCAATACCAACGCGGCAGAAACCGCACCGAACTGAAAGAAACTGTATCCGTTCGTCCTGAGCTTGTCGAAGGATGAACGGATACCCTTGGCGCAGCCCACTTAGGCCATCCGGTCGTACGTCTCCTCAGTAATGGGATAGCGCAGCGGTTCGTTATTGAGGGACCGCTCAAGCTCATCCACCATGGCGGCGCCCTGCCGCAGGCGCGTATCGTCGGACTGCCCGGCCATGTGCGGGGTCAAGAAGACGTTTTCCATCCCGCGCAGCGGGCTGTCCTCGGTCAGCGGTTCCGGGTTGAACACGTCGAGCACCGCGCGGATGCGGCCGGTAGCCAACTCAGCAATCATGTCATCCTGGTCCACGGCGCGTGCCCGCGCGTTATTGATGAACACGCCGCCATCCTGGAGCAGCTTGAAGTGCTTTGCCGTCACCATGCCGTCCGTTTCCGGCGTGGTGGGCGCGTGATTGGCGATGACGCGGCAGGTGCTGAAGAGTTCTTCGAGCGAGACGCGGGTTACGTTGAGCGCGGCGGCGCGTTCGTCCGGCAAGTAGGGGTCGTAGACCGCAATCGGCATGCCGAAGCCCTGCAGCTTCCGGATGACGCGTTGGGCTACATAGCCGCAGCCGATCAGTCCCACCCGTTGGGCTTCCAGCAGATTGCCGCCGGTGGCGCGGCACTCCGACCAGGGCTTTCCCGCGTGCATCCAGGCATTTTGCCGGTGCGGCCAGCGCAAGCCCAGCAGCATGCCAAACACCGTGAATTCCGCCACGGCTTCCGCAATCATCGGCGCGGCGTGGGTGACGGCGATACCTTGTTCCAGCGCGGCTTTTGGGATGAGTCTTCTAATACTTCCCGCGCTGTGGGTGATGATGCGCAATTCAGTAGCGGCAGCCAAGACCTCCGGTGTAATCTCCGGCGTTCCCCAGCCGGTAATCAGCGCCGTGCAGCCGCCAATCCGACCCGCTACATCCGCGCTCGTTAGCCTTTCGTCGTGATCGCCGCCACACACCGTGAAGAGTCCGTTGAGGCGCTCTTCACTCTCCGACGAGAAGAGACTCGAACGCAGTGTTTTGGTAATTGCGATGAAGAGTTCTGGTTTCGGCACAGGAAGTCTCCCTTTGCATTGCCTGGTCAACTATACCGTCAACTCTCCCGTATGCTACCAGACCCGATTGTGCGGTGCGGTTTGCCGGTGCTGCGGGGCTGAAAAAGGCTGCGTAAGTCTTGACGATACGAATGTACCTTTATAATATACGTCTAAGTTGGCTTCAAAGTGGAAACAAGGAGGAAGGGTCATGTCTCGAGTATTGCGAGCGTTGTTATTGTTCATTGTGGCTGGTGCACTTGTGCTGCTTGCATCAGCCTGCGCTACGGAGCCGGCCGCCGAACCGGAGATGGCCGAGAAGGAAGAGATGGCAGCCGCGCCCACGGTGAAGATCGGCGTGCTGTTGCCCTTTACCGGGCCTTTGGGCGAGTTTGGCGCGGCCTTTGAGAAGGCGGCAGCCCTCGCCGAAGAGCACCTGGCCGCAGGCGGCTATCCGGTAGAGATTGTCTACGGCGACACCGAGACGAATCCCACGGCGGCCGTCGAGGCGGCTCGCAAGCTGGTGGACGTCGACCAGGTGCACGCGGTCATTGGCGCCGCGGCGAGTAGTTCCAGCTTGGCCGTTGCCGAGTCGGTAACGATCCCCAAGGGCGTGCCGCAGATTTCGTACGCGTCCACGTCACCGCTGCTCACCATTCTGCCCGCTGACGAGGGCCAGGACTTCCTCTTCCGCACCGTCCCCTCGGATGCATTGCAAGGCGTGGTGCTGGCGGGCGTCGCTGTGGAGCAGGGCTACACAAACGTGGCCATCCTCTACGTCAACAACCCATACGGCCAGGGCCTGAAGGACAACTTCCAGGCCGCGTTCGAGGCTGCGGGCGGCACCGTGAGCGCCGCGGTCCCTCACGACGAAGCGGAAGCCACCACCTACGTGGCGGAGCTGCGCAAAGCGATTGAAGGCGAGCCGGAAGTGCTGCTGGCGCTGAGCTATGCCGGTCACGCCACTATCTACTTGCGTGAAGCCATCGAGAACGACTTCATCACGAAGTTCCTCTTCGTGGACGGCACGAGATCGGAAGAGATCATCAAGGCCGTAGGCGCTGAGAATCTCGAGGGCATGTTCGGCACGGCGCCGGGTTCTGCCGAAACCCCGTCGCTTGAGCTCTTCACGGCAGACTACCAGGCGAAATACGGCGAGTTACCGCCGCTGCCATTCATGACCAACGTCTATGACTCCATCATCATCGCGGCGTTGGCGGCACTGGCGGCAGAGGTCTCCGGCGCAGAGGTTACGCCGGCCGCGGTGCGTGACATGCTGCGCACGGTTGCCAATCCAGACGGTGACACGGCGGCAGCGGGCGCGGCCGGTGTGAAGGCCGCCATTGAAGCGCTGCGCGCGGGCGGCAGCATCAACTACGAAGGCGCCGCAGGCGCCCATGACTTCGACTCTGATGGCGACGTGGTCACGCCCATCGAAGTTTGGAAGTATGCCGGCGGCACCATCGAGAGTGTGCGCACGGAGGAGGTCACGATAGAGTAGTCTTCTCCACAGACCTTGTTGCAGAATGTTCACAGAGGGCTGGCACTACGCCGGCCCTCTGCCTTTTTTGCGGTGCACCAAACCAGCGCGGTTGGTCTCTAAAGTCCTGCAAGTTTGTATTGAACGGCAAGAGCTCCGGTAGCGCAGGTTTGCAACCTGCGACATCTTCCCGTGACATCGGGCGACAACGCCAATGCGTAGGATTGAGCACAGGGTGAGGGCTTCTGTGCGACTTTCTACTCTATTCACCAAGCAGAGGAGCCTTGCTACTCGTGCACGTCTGTTGCGAAAGCGTTCCTGCTGCGAACCTTCGCCTACCGCCACACTGTAGCGCGGGGGCTTGTCCCCCGCTCCGTATCGCGTGTGGGGCAGGTCGCGTGGTACAGCACTGAACACCCCGCAGAGTCTATAATCAAGCGCGGACGCCTGACCTTCGCCTACCGCCAATCCGTAGCGCGGAGGCTTTTCCCCCACGCCGACGACCCTTGCGCGACTTCGCATGCTCCCTCTCCCAAGACTGGGAGAGGGCTGGGGTGAGGGTTGAGAGTTGAAACTGCCCGTTGCGCGTGAGGGGCAAGCTATGTGGAGAGAGCAGCCAACACCCCGCAGAGTCTATAATCAAGGGAGGAATACGGGCCCGAAGCCATTTCACCAATTACGGCAGCGCTACGGAGGAGAGACCACCGCATGACGACCAAGTACCTGTACGGCAAGATGACGTGGCCGGAAATCAAGGAAGCGGCGGCGCAGGAGCGCGTAGCCCTGCTGCCTACGGGGTGCATCGAGGACCACGGCCCGCACTTGCCGCTGGACGTGGACGTGCTGCTCCCCACCACCATTTGCGAACGCGCGGCGGAATTGGTGCCGGACCAATGCGTGGTGGTGCCGGCGGTTGCCCATGGCTACGATCCGCACCACCTCGACTTTCCCGGCGTGATCCACGTGGATGGCGACGTGTTCGTGCGCTATCTCGTGGATATCTGCAAGTCGCTCATCCACCATGGCTTTACGCGCATCATCATGCTGAACGGCCATGGTAGCAATACGGCCTTTACCGAAGTGGCCGCCCGCCTGGCAGTGATTGAGACCGATGGCGTGGGGCTGGTCTATGCGCTGAATCACTGGGGCATCGCCGAAGTGCGCAAGGCGGTGGCCGAACTGCGAGACTCGCCCCACGGCGGCATGTCCCACGGCGGCGAATTGGAAACGAGCCTGTACCTCGCCATCGACCCCGACAATGTCTATATGGACAAGGCGGCGGCGGAGATTCCGCCGGACGTGCCCATGAGCCTGGGTGGCTGGAACGACCTGGTCGCTGGGCGGTCTGAAGAGGCCAACCACGCGGTGGCCATGCCCTATTGGAGCACGTTTTCCAAGACCGGCGTGCGCGGCGATCCGACGGTAGCCACCGCTGAAAAAGGCCGCAAATTCCTGGAGGCAGGGGCCCGCGGCCTGGCTCAAATGGTACGCGACTTGCGGCAGCTCGAAATCAACCCGCGCGTCGATCACCATTAGTGCCGCCTCAGTCCTGCTATGGCAAAGAGCAGGGCCCACTTCTTGTCCCCTCTCCCTCTGGGCTGACAGGGTATGTATTCTATAATCGACTTCACATGTCATTCCGAACGGAGCGTAGCGGAGTGAGGAATCTCAAATACACCCTTGCCGGGGCGCATCCGGAGCGGACTCTAGATTCCTCGCTGCGCTCGGAATGACAGTTACAAACTCCTGTCAGCTCCCTCTGGGTGAGGGCTAGGGTGAGGGGAAGACGATAGAACGAGACTAAGCTGAACAAGAACTACCGCCGTTGCCTGACATAGACCGTGCCTCCAACACGCGCATACAGCTAGAAGGAGAACCGCCACTTGAAGACCCCTGCTTCAACTGAGATCTCAGCAGAATCTGTGTCCCGTCATTCCACGGACCAGCCCTCAGTCCGTCATTCCGGCGAAGGGCCACAATCCCGTCATTCCCGCGAAAGCGGGAATCCATCTTCATCTTCCGCCAAGACCCGCCAGTGCGTCGTCGTTCTGGACTTCGGCTCCCAGTACAGCCCCCTCATCGTCCGCCGCATCCGCGAGTGCGGCGTCTACGCGGAACTCATGCCCTACGACGCAGACGAGGCAGCCGTGCGCGCCCTCAATCCCCGCGCCCTGGTGCTCTCCGGCGGACCGTCCAGCGCCTACGCGCCCGGCGCGCCGCACCCGCAGCCGTACGTCTGGCAGGGCGGGCTGCCGGTCCTGGGCATCTGCTACGGCATGCAACTCATGGCGCAGGCCTTGGGCGGCAGCGTGGAACCTGCTGACAGGCGCGAGTACGGCCATGCCATGATCCATGCGGAGGACGCCGCCGGTATTTTTACGGACCTGGCTTCCGACCAAGACGTTTGGATGAGCCACGGCGACCACATCACGGCGCTGCCGCCGGGCTTTGCGGTGCTGGCATCCTCGGCCAATGCGCCCATTGCCGCCATGGGCAATGCGCAGGGCATGATCGGCATTCAGTTCCACCCGGAGGTCGCCCACACGCCCCAAGGTATGGCGATCATGCGTAATTTCCTCTTTGAAGTCTGCGGCCTGCGCGGTGACTGGACGCCTGCCGCCTTCATCGATGAGGCCGTAGCGGAGATTCAGCGGCAGGTGGGCGAGCAGCGCGTCATCTTGGCCCTCTCCGGCGGCGTGGACTCCACCGTGGCGGCGGCGCTGCTCCATCGGGCTATTGGCGACCGCCTCATTAATGTGTTCGTGGACAACGGCTTGCTACGCCTCAACGAACCGGACTGGGTCGAAGAAAGCCTCACGCGCCTCGGCATTCCCGTGCGGCGGGTGGACGCCCGCGCCCGATTTTTAAATGCGTTGGCGGATGTTGCTGACCCTGAGAAAAAGAGGCGCATTATCGGCGAGACGTTCATTGACGTTTTCGAGGACGAGGCGCAGCGCCACGCGCCGGTGGACTTCCTCGCCCAGGGCACGATCTACTCCGACGTGATTGAGAGCCGCGCGCCGGATTCGAAAGCCGCCGCGCGCATCAAGAGTCACCACAACGTCGGCGGCCTGCCGGAAACCATGCGCCTCACCCTCGTCGAGCCGCTGCGCAAGCTCTTCAAGGACGAGGTCCGCACCGTCGGCGAGGAACTGGGACTGCCCCACGAGCTTGTGTGGCGGCATCCGTTTCCGGGGCCGGGTCTCGCCGTACGCGTGCTCGGCGCGGTGACGGAAGAAAAGCTACACATTGTGCGCCTGGCGGATGCCATTCTCACAGAGGAGCTCCGCGCCGCATCGCTCTATGAAAAATACTGGCAGGTGCTGGCCGTGCTGCCGGACGTGCAGAGTGTCGGCGTGATGGGCGACGAACGCACCTACGACCACCTGGTTGCCCTGCGCGCCATCGAAAGCCAGGACGCCATGACCGCCAACTGGGCCCGCATCCCCCACGACGTGCTGGCCAGCATCTCCAGCCGCATCGTCAACGAAGTCCCCCACGTCAACCGCGTGGTCTACGACATCACCAACAAACCCCCAGCGACCATCGAGTGGGAGTAGGCAGTTCCGTCGGTTACCGCTAGTGTTGTGAGACCTCCGTGCAGTGCTGAGATCCGCCTTTGCCCTAAGTCTTTCCGCAACAGTGAAATAGTCCTCCCGTAGGGGCACGACATGTCGTGCCCCAACTTTGCCCGTTGGAAAGTCCAGATCAACCCTCACCCCGGCCCTCTCCCAGTCTTGGGAGAGGGGGCTATAAGAGCGAAATGAGAGGGCTTTCGGAGTGGGCCGAAGGGGTCTCGGAGCGGAAGGTGAGAGATGTCGACGCGGGAAGAAGGACTGTGGAAATCTCCCGCCGGTTTCTAGGGAAAAAAGAGGAGAACACACCTCGCTATGGTGAACTGCGAGCAAAGAGGAGTGTGTATTCCAAGAATACGTACGTCTGGGCCGTATTACGTCGCAGCCAGGGTGGCTTCCATGCGGCGGCCGAGGGCGTACACTCCGAAGAGGAACACGGCGCAGATGGCGAAGCCGATGGCGAGTTCCACCCACACGTCGGCGAGGCCCGCGCCGCGGATGGCGATGTCGAATAGCGGGGAGAGGAAGTAGTAGGTGGGGAAGACTTTCGCGATCCATTGGGGCAGGTTGGGCCAGATGAAAAAGACGACGGGCACGAGCAGCACGATAGCGCCGGACTTCCAGATGGTATAGAGCGCTTTCGTATCTTTGGCGAAGGAGCCGAGCATCAGGCCGACCTCCACCGCCATGAGCGTGGCCAGCACGAGCACGAGCAGCAGCGCGGCGGTGTTGGTACCGAGCGCGCCGTTCAGCGCCAGGGTCACGACGCCGGTCGCCATGGCCAGGATGAAGCCCAGCGCGCCCTTGCCGAGCAGGACGTCACCCAGACTGGTCGGCGTCACGAGCAGTGCGGTGAGCGTCCGTTTTTCCTTTTCTTCCACGAGGCTTGTCGCCGGTGTCAAAGCCCCCGCGATGAGCACCGCCATGAGCACGATCAACGGCAGCAGGCGCGAGACGAGCGGCACGGACTCGCCATCGCCGACGGTGACGGTTTCCACCTCAATCGGCGCGGGAGAGCCCGCCACCTCACGGATGAGGTCGACCATGGTGACCCCCAGCACGACGCGGTTCGCGGCCAGGCTCTGACCGCCGAAAAAGAACTGCACGTTGGGCATCTGACCGGCCTGCAGCGCGCCGTCGAAGCCCGTGGGCAGCACGAAGCCGGCGTCCAGGTCGTTGTTCTCCACCATCTGCATTAAGACCGCAGCGGATTCCGGAAACTCTATATCAATACCTTCAACGTTGCGGGCACTCTGGACGATCTGCGATTCGCCTTCATCCACGATGCCGAGCCGGGGCGCGGGATCGAAGAGACTGCCGAACACGACGCGAATGAGGAGCGTGAGGATCACGGGCAGGGCGATGGCATAGAGAAAAATGGGCGAGCGCGGCCCGACGCCCAAGTCTTTGCGCAACACGTGCCACGCGTGTACTCCGACCATGATGTCTCCGCCTTTCGCTCTAATTCCTTGTAGCGCGGGGGACAAGACCCCGCTCCTATCCCTGTTTCCTATTGTTCCAGTTCGGCTTACGCCGTTCACCCTTCGACAGGCTCAGGGCGAACGGTAGGAGCAGCGTTTGACTATAGGCTTTGCTCTTCAGCTGATTCTGCGCTCTTTCCCTACGCCAAATTCAATCCCATACGGTGTCTTCTCCCCGTAGCGCGGGGGCTTGTCCCCCGCCTCTTCGCCTACAGCGTCTCCACTTTTCTCTTTAGCACAACCAGCCCCACCGCAAAAGCAATCACGCACCAGCCCAACGCCGTGCCAAGGTGCGGCAGAACCTCCGGCCAACCGGCATTGTAGGCGCTGGACTGCACCACTGCCTGCACCAGACCGTACGACGGCAAGATCTTCACCCACGCCGCGGCCGTACCGGGGAAGAGCACGGCAATCGCCGGAATCATGAGCGGAATCATGAATGCCATGCCGTAGAAGAGCGTCTCGATGAAGTCCTTGCCCGCTGAACCGGCAATCAGGCCGAAACCGGTCACCAGCACCGCCCCCAGCAGGATTGCGGCCAACAGGATGAGCGGCTGGTTGGCGAACGAGCCGATAATGAGCAGCAGGAGCACCGCTTGCACAAAGGCCATGCCCGTGCCCAGGATGCCCTTGGCCGCCAGGAAGTCCGAAACCCGCGTCGGCGAAACGAGCACAGCCGTCACCGTGCGCGCCTGAATCTCGGTGGCTATGAGCGCACTCAGGGCAAAAGTCTCGATGACGAGCGCCAGAACCGCAAATAGGGGGCGAATCTTCTCGCGAAACGGTACCTGATCGCCCACGCGATCTTCACCAAGCACGATCACCTCGCGGTCAGGATCCGCCACCGGCAGCGGGTTGCCCGACAGCGCATAGGCAATCTCGCGGACAAAGCTCTCCATGGCGCTGCGCAACTCTGCCGGCACGTTGGCGTCCACGTAGACGCGCACGGTGGTGTGCTCTCCGGCGGCGACGCGCTGCAGGAAGTCGTCGGGGAAGGCCAGTCCTATGGCGAGCGGCGCCTCCGGCTCCGCGCCGCCCATGCCGAGGGCAGCCTCCAACGCCGCCACGGACTCAAATTGCACGATCTCGATCCCAGCGCCCTGTTCTCCCATGGCCTCAGCGAAAACCGCGTCCATGCCCGTCTGGCGTATGCCCACGGTGAACGACTCGTCCACGCTGCTGGGCATGAGCCAGAACGCAATGCCGTAGATCACGACGCTAATGACGGTGATAACGACAAAGAACCGTTCGCGGCTGTACTCGCGCAGGTCCTTGCGGAGAATCGCCCAGATGATGGCGGCGCGCGATACCTGGGCGCTCATGCTAGACGTCCTCTGTTCATCCACGCTTGCCGTTCTGTACGCGTCACTTTTGCAGTCCCTTGCCTGTCATCCACGTAGTCCCCTGGCAAAGAATCTTCTTCTCTCAGTTCGTTAT
This genomic window contains:
- a CDS encoding creatininase family protein, which gives rise to MKYERMFPAEVEEQLKTRPIAILPWGALEWHGYHLAIGQDALKAQGIADRCAEAAGAISLPVVWCGFQTMKPHAGFKHTLEFRDETVRTLAREYLEQLDDEGFKVIVIITGHYGGLHVRGLKEVSEWYQQRHPHLRVWALPEHEVVHDLGYTGDHAGKWETSIFWHLHPELTDVSRYRTDLTMKEQGVGGEDPSVHASPELGEMIVNAIAERVAARCGELLAEVVTDT
- a CDS encoding ABC transporter permease codes for the protein MSPALQGIRAKGGDIMVGVHAWHVLRKDLGVGPRSPIFLYAIALPVILTLLIRVVFGSLFDPAPRLGIVDEGESQIVQSARNVEGIDIEFPESAAVLMQMVENNDLDAGFVLPTGFDGALQAGQMPNVQFFFGGQSLAANRVVLGVTMVDLIREVAGSPAPIEVETVTVGDGESVPLVSRLLPLIVLMAVLIAGALTPATSLVEEKEKRTLTALLVTPTSLGDVLLGKGALGFILAMATGVVTLALNGALGTNTAALLLVLVLATLMAVEVGLMLGSFAKDTKALYTIWKSGAIVLLVPVVFFIWPNLPQWIAKVFPTYYFLSPLFDIAIRGAGLADVWVELAIGFAICAVFLFGVYALGRRMEATLAAT
- a CDS encoding thermonuclease family protein, whose amino-acid sequence is MTRRRRFAPRSKGRLFGWRFLLLVLIAGILLGRVFTTWGDADGSYPVVSVVDGDTIKVRMSGRLESVRLIGIDAPETNAPGRPVQCFGQEATAKAKDLLAGKAVRLEYDESQGRRDRFDRLLAYAWVDDVLYNEWVIRQGYAREFTYSAPYRYQATFKAAEAEARAAGRGLWAAETCNGEF
- a CDS encoding hydroxyacid dehydrogenase; this encodes MPKPELFIAITKTLRSSLFSSESEERLNGLFTVCGGDHDERLTSADVAGRIGGCTALITGWGTPEITPEVLAAATELRIITHSAGSIRRLIPKAALEQGIAVTHAAPMIAEAVAEFTVFGMLLGLRWPHRQNAWMHAGKPWSECRATGGNLLEAQRVGLIGCGYVAQRVIRKLQGFGMPIAVYDPYLPDERAAALNVTRVSLEELFSTCRVIANHAPTTPETDGMVTAKHFKLLQDGGVFINNARARAVDQDDMIAELATGRIRAVLDVFNPEPLTEDSPLRGMENVFLTPHMAGQSDDTRLRQGAAMVDELERSLNNEPLRYPITEETYDRMA
- a CDS encoding ABC transporter permease — encoded protein: MSAQVSRAAIIWAILRKDLREYSRERFFVVITVISVVIYGIAFWLMPSSVDESFTVGIRQTGMDAVFAEAMGEQGAGIEIVQFESVAALEAALGMGGAEPEAPLAIGLAFPDDFLQRVAAGEHTTVRVYVDANVPAELRSAMESFVREIAYALSGNPLPVADPDREVIVLGEDRVGDQVPFREKIRPLFAVLALVIETFALSALIATEIQARTVTAVLVSPTRVSDFLAAKGILGTGMAFVQAVLLLLIIGSFANQPLILLAAILLGAVLVTGFGLIAGSAGKDFIETLFYGMAFMIPLMIPAIAVLFPGTAAAWVKILPSYGLVQAVVQSSAYNAGWPEVLPHLGTALGWCVIAFAVGLVVLKRKVETL
- the guaA gene encoding glutamine-hydrolyzing GMP synthase, with amino-acid sequence MDFGSQYSPLIVRRIRECGVYAELMPYDADEAAVRALNPRALVLSGGPSSAYAPGAPHPQPYVWQGGLPVLGICYGMQLMAQALGGSVEPADRREYGHAMIHAEDAAGIFTDLASDQDVWMSHGDHITALPPGFAVLASSANAPIAAMGNAQGMIGIQFHPEVAHTPQGMAIMRNFLFEVCGLRGDWTPAAFIDEAVAEIQRQVGEQRVILALSGGVDSTVAAALLHRAIGDRLINVFVDNGLLRLNEPDWVEESLTRLGIPVRRVDARARFLNALADVADPEKKRRIIGETFIDVFEDEAQRHAPVDFLAQGTIYSDVIESRAPDSKAAARIKSHHNVGGLPETMRLTLVEPLRKLFKDEVRTVGEELGLPHELVWRHPFPGPGLAVRVLGAVTEEKLHIVRLADAILTEELRAASLYEKYWQVLAVLPDVQSVGVMGDERTYDHLVALRAIESQDAMTANWARIPHDVLASISSRIVNEVPHVNRVVYDITNKPPATIEWE
- a CDS encoding ABC transporter substrate-binding protein — translated: MSRVLRALLLFIVAGALVLLASACATEPAAEPEMAEKEEMAAAPTVKIGVLLPFTGPLGEFGAAFEKAAALAEEHLAAGGYPVEIVYGDTETNPTAAVEAARKLVDVDQVHAVIGAAASSSSLAVAESVTIPKGVPQISYASTSPLLTILPADEGQDFLFRTVPSDALQGVVLAGVAVEQGYTNVAILYVNNPYGQGLKDNFQAAFEAAGGTVSAAVPHDEAEATTYVAELRKAIEGEPEVLLALSYAGHATIYLREAIENDFITKFLFVDGTRSEEIIKAVGAENLEGMFGTAPGSAETPSLELFTADYQAKYGELPPLPFMTNVYDSIIIAALAALAAEVSGAEVTPAAVRDMLRTVANPDGDTAAAGAAGVKAAIEALRAGGSINYEGAAGAHDFDSDGDVVTPIEVWKYAGGTIESVRTEEVTIE
- a CDS encoding DUF6062 family protein; translated protein: MDKHTPYYELLEAIRDSGCPICRLAIRSGDRFLETYSYEHVNDIEIRDLVRAAKGFCHNHTWRLFHEHSPLGTALTYYDILGEASQQIAAVKEQQGFLSSLAGRVRKALTPQGTCLGCDAQSNAEQRHMGLLLETLRGDREAQDTYGMSDGLCLLHLRAALRSRPPRDATEILLRVQEQRIAAVREQMSEIVRKADYRVKDRVTPEDIDSLPAALAQVVGKEALE
- a CDS encoding creatininase family protein; translation: MTTKYLYGKMTWPEIKEAAAQERVALLPTGCIEDHGPHLPLDVDVLLPTTICERAAELVPDQCVVVPAVAHGYDPHHLDFPGVIHVDGDVFVRYLVDICKSLIHHGFTRIIMLNGHGSNTAFTEVAARLAVIETDGVGLVYALNHWGIAEVRKAVAELRDSPHGGMSHGGELETSLYLAIDPDNVYMDKAAAEIPPDVPMSLGGWNDLVAGRSEEANHAVAMPYWSTFSKTGVRGDPTVATAEKGRKFLEAGARGLAQMVRDLRQLEINPRVDHH